Proteins encoded together in one Planctomyces sp. SH-PL14 window:
- a CDS encoding SUKH-3 domain-containing protein, with product MLKTSASPTARTSTFVQKAKPSLSGIWNNCRGEAPGRQHHQHTWRRITVRVFNEQTLDMLRNAGWSEHRYVPLYDFIKNSPILFPLARSILIQFDGLQIGTSGAGVDCAASDIKFDSWPVYDSASEMEELCAANGKLFCPLGYCHCDHGLVVIDEEGKVFTFYDSLRLMGSSFEEGIQNILDGRSPR from the coding sequence ATGTTGAAGACAAGTGCGTCACCTACTGCAAGGACGTCGACGTTCGTCCAGAAAGCGAAGCCTTCGTTAAGCGGTATTTGGAACAACTGCAGAGGTGAGGCGCCGGGGCGACAACATCATCAGCACACGTGGAGGCGCATCACCGTGCGAGTCTTTAATGAGCAGACTCTCGACATGCTTCGCAACGCCGGATGGAGTGAGCACCGCTACGTCCCTCTGTATGACTTCATCAAGAACTCGCCGATCCTGTTTCCTCTAGCAAGGTCAATCCTGATTCAATTTGACGGCTTACAAATCGGAACAAGCGGCGCGGGAGTGGATTGTGCGGCGAGCGATATCAAATTCGACTCATGGCCAGTTTACGATTCTGCCAGCGAAATGGAGGAGTTGTGCGCTGCCAATGGGAAACTGTTCTGTCCACTTGGATATTGCCACTGTGACCACGGGCTCGTAGTCATCGACGAAGAAGGAAAGGTGTTCACCTTTTATGATAGCCTCCGTCTCATGGGCTCCTCTTTCGAAGAAGGTATACAGAACATCCTTGACGGCCGAAGTCCCCGCTGA
- a CDS encoding carbamoyltransferase — protein sequence MGNIYGGSGPSHPRFGRFVQRLAEPLFRRRFAGCGMHTAGSVVAQQELRRLQDRLARGETCYVVGLGVSGHNAGVSLVEVSQAGGIVLISNDEEERFTGTKHCADYPERAIGELARRLADLGLTPADVALWTTSWDYSCCPPMALRGLCEEFPRSWKLCRKGSIPDWDFMERGYEARMSPRRLSRQLGLDPFPPLLMMRHHENHASFAYAASPFARGPGKTIITVIDGWGDAGSVSHYLGENGTLSHLYSNGSLADSLGVFYSVISSTQGGWTTLSSEGRYMGAVAWGDRDRLTNPYYRRLREILHFESEGRVFVNRRLANWQNAGAIEPYTAALTEMIGPPIPRERMWNPDAILNVENVQHSEITRSRVDLAAATQMVFEDALFHIVDHLIRTTGSDQLVLSGGTALNGLVNMQILDRYDHGWYERNLNRETRLRLWVPPTPGDAGVTIGAAYSAALRAGVRPGPPLQHAAYCGVASSSDAIRAAIQEDPEIDFRPLGTIETAAGRDLVAEFMAYVISRDGVLGLFQGPAETGPRALGQRSILANPCNPETLSNINLRVKFRELIRPLAPMVTLEQAERFFELSPGAADDEYNAYRYMVLTAMARPLAYEKIPAVVHRDGTCRIQIVQEGIHPLVYRYLKAMGRLVGAEVSVNTSLNVGGPIAQSPQQALDAMKRAKALTGLVMVGANGEAFVTWHNVRTEPKDGGAQLLRWLGECQGVPSAGESQDRPA from the coding sequence ATGGGCAACATCTACGGCGGATCCGGACCCTCCCATCCCCGCTTCGGCCGGTTCGTTCAGCGGCTGGCGGAGCCGCTCTTCCGTCGCCGATTTGCCGGTTGCGGCATGCACACGGCCGGCTCGGTCGTGGCTCAGCAGGAGCTGCGGCGGCTTCAGGACCGCCTCGCGCGGGGGGAGACGTGCTACGTCGTCGGCCTGGGGGTCTCCGGGCACAACGCCGGGGTCTCGCTGGTCGAGGTGTCGCAGGCGGGCGGGATCGTGCTGATCTCGAACGACGAAGAGGAACGCTTCACGGGGACCAAGCACTGCGCCGACTACCCCGAGCGGGCGATCGGCGAGCTCGCGCGGCGGCTTGCGGATCTCGGGCTGACCCCCGCGGACGTCGCGCTCTGGACCACCAGCTGGGATTACTCGTGCTGCCCCCCCATGGCCCTCCGCGGACTCTGCGAGGAGTTCCCGCGAAGCTGGAAGCTCTGCCGGAAAGGGAGCATCCCGGACTGGGACTTCATGGAGCGCGGCTATGAAGCCCGGATGAGTCCGCGGCGGCTCTCGCGGCAACTGGGGCTCGATCCCTTCCCGCCGCTGCTCATGATGCGGCATCACGAGAACCACGCCTCCTTTGCCTACGCGGCCTCCCCCTTCGCCCGCGGCCCCGGCAAGACGATCATCACCGTCATCGACGGCTGGGGAGACGCCGGGTCGGTCTCCCACTACCTCGGCGAGAACGGGACGCTGAGTCATCTCTACAGCAACGGAAGCCTGGCGGACTCGCTGGGGGTCTTCTATTCCGTCATCAGCTCGACGCAAGGGGGGTGGACGACTCTCAGCAGCGAAGGGCGGTACATGGGAGCGGTCGCCTGGGGAGACCGGGACCGCCTGACGAACCCGTACTACCGGCGGCTGCGCGAGATCCTGCACTTCGAGTCCGAGGGGCGGGTCTTCGTCAACCGGCGGCTCGCGAACTGGCAGAACGCCGGCGCCATTGAACCGTACACCGCCGCCCTGACCGAGATGATCGGTCCGCCGATTCCCCGCGAGCGGATGTGGAACCCCGACGCGATCCTGAACGTGGAGAACGTCCAGCACTCCGAGATCACGCGGTCGCGGGTCGACCTGGCGGCCGCCACGCAGATGGTGTTTGAAGACGCCCTGTTCCACATCGTCGATCACCTCATCCGCACGACGGGGAGCGACCAGCTGGTCCTTTCGGGGGGGACCGCGCTGAACGGCCTGGTCAACATGCAGATCCTCGACCGGTACGACCACGGCTGGTACGAGCGGAATCTCAACCGCGAGACGCGGCTCCGCCTGTGGGTCCCGCCGACCCCGGGAGACGCGGGGGTGACGATCGGCGCGGCGTACAGCGCGGCGCTGCGGGCGGGAGTGCGTCCGGGACCGCCGCTGCAGCATGCGGCGTACTGCGGAGTCGCCTCCTCGTCCGATGCGATCCGGGCGGCGATCCAGGAGGATCCGGAGATCGACTTCCGTCCGCTGGGGACCATCGAAACGGCGGCCGGACGGGACCTCGTCGCCGAGTTCATGGCGTACGTGATCTCCCGGGACGGCGTGCTGGGGTTGTTCCAGGGGCCGGCCGAGACCGGCCCGCGGGCGCTGGGGCAGCGGTCGATCCTGGCGAATCCCTGCAACCCGGAGACCCTGAGCAACATCAACCTGCGGGTGAAGTTCCGGGAGCTGATCCGGCCGCTCGCGCCGATGGTGACGCTCGAGCAGGCGGAGCGGTTCTTCGAGCTGTCGCCCGGCGCGGCGGATGACGAGTACAACGCCTATCGCTACATGGTCCTGACGGCGATGGCCCGTCCGCTCGCTTACGAGAAGATTCCGGCCGTCGTCCATCGCGACGGGACCTGCCGGATTCAGATCGTGCAGGAAGGGATCCACCCGCTGGTCTATCGCTATCTGAAGGCGATGGGGCGGCTCGTCGGCGCGGAGGTCTCGGTCAATACGTCGCTCAACGTCGGCGGTCCGATCGCCCAGTCGCCGCAGCAGGCGCTCGACGCGATGAAGCGGGCCAAGGCGCTCACCGGACTGGTGATGGTGGGGGCGAACGGGGAGGCCTTTGTGACCTGGCACAACGTGCGGACCGAGCCCAAGGACGGGGGGGCTCAGCTCCTGCGATGGCTGGGAGAGTGCCAGGGCGTGCCGAGCGCCGGTGAGAGCCAGGACCGCCCGGCATGA
- a CDS encoding OprO/OprP family phosphate-selective porin, whose amino-acid sequence MILCLSLVDTAAAQESPESPPAVPDIAVPDVAERLDRLEATNRRLAEKVSAVEQENALLREQIEAAPAAAMTGPPAPGGAPGAFPALDSQPSDIRGDEPVTRKADPQALKGVFDEGFRWETGDGEYELQFHNETQLDIRAYGDPHPDPVNQVGFYVPRMRLIFNGHLTEPIEYNVSINKGLGSLDLLDAYLNFKTDERLQFRVGRFRVPYTYDWYALSNQFLSSPERSVFALNYGYNRNFALMLHGELLQDEVDYALAVVNGARNSYFDDNADKDLLGYLNVRPLRNVEGWEAFRHLNLGASFAYGRQNQFPLPIAFRTSASATESAGTIEGVPTFLRFEPDVLERGLRELWEVHAAWYYEQLSLLAAIDGGSNSYGFDNTSGNIRLPTQGWHLQGGYFLTGETVERRTFVEPLRPFAPGSGQRGCGAIELQARFDHFEVDERVFTAGLADPARWTNRVETVDAGVNWYLNKYVKVLFDWQHSQYHRPVAFAPGRTHRHSDLFWTRFQVYF is encoded by the coding sequence GTGATTCTGTGCCTGAGCCTTGTCGACACCGCGGCCGCCCAGGAGTCGCCGGAGTCGCCGCCTGCTGTGCCGGATATCGCGGTGCCGGACGTGGCCGAACGGCTGGACCGCCTCGAGGCGACGAACCGCCGGCTTGCGGAGAAGGTCTCCGCGGTCGAGCAGGAGAACGCCCTCCTCCGCGAGCAGATCGAGGCGGCTCCTGCAGCCGCAATGACCGGTCCGCCGGCTCCCGGCGGGGCACCGGGCGCGTTCCCCGCGCTGGACTCGCAGCCGTCCGACATCCGCGGCGACGAGCCCGTGACCCGCAAGGCGGATCCCCAGGCGCTCAAGGGGGTCTTCGACGAAGGCTTCCGGTGGGAGACCGGCGACGGGGAGTACGAGCTCCAGTTCCACAACGAGACGCAGCTCGACATCCGGGCCTACGGCGATCCGCATCCCGATCCGGTCAACCAGGTCGGCTTCTATGTCCCGCGGATGCGGCTGATCTTCAACGGCCATCTGACCGAGCCGATCGAGTACAACGTCTCGATCAACAAGGGGCTCGGCAGCCTCGACCTGCTTGACGCGTACCTCAACTTCAAGACCGATGAGCGGCTTCAATTCCGCGTCGGCCGCTTCCGCGTTCCCTACACCTACGACTGGTACGCCCTGAGCAACCAGTTCCTGTCCTCACCGGAGCGGTCGGTCTTCGCGCTCAACTACGGCTATAACCGGAACTTCGCCCTGATGCTCCATGGCGAACTGCTCCAAGACGAAGTCGACTATGCCCTGGCGGTCGTCAACGGCGCGCGAAACTCGTACTTCGACGACAACGCCGACAAGGACCTGCTGGGGTACCTGAACGTCCGCCCGCTGCGGAACGTCGAGGGCTGGGAGGCGTTCCGCCACCTGAACCTGGGGGCGTCGTTCGCGTACGGCCGTCAGAATCAGTTTCCGCTGCCGATCGCCTTCCGCACGTCCGCCAGTGCGACGGAGAGTGCCGGGACGATCGAGGGGGTGCCGACGTTTCTGAGATTCGAGCCGGACGTCCTGGAGCGTGGCCTGCGCGAGCTGTGGGAAGTCCATGCCGCTTGGTACTACGAACAGCTGTCCCTGCTGGCGGCGATCGACGGGGGCTCCAACTCGTACGGCTTCGACAATACGTCCGGGAACATCCGGCTGCCGACGCAGGGGTGGCATCTGCAGGGGGGCTACTTCCTGACCGGGGAGACGGTGGAGCGGCGGACGTTCGTCGAGCCGTTGCGGCCCTTTGCGCCCGGGAGCGGGCAGCGGGGTTGCGGGGCGATCGAGCTGCAGGCCCGGTTCGATCACTTTGAGGTCGACGAGCGGGTGTTCACGGCGGGACTGGCGGATCCGGCGCGGTGGACGAACCGCGTGGAGACGGTGGACGCGGGGGTGAACTGGTATCTCAACAAGTACGTGAAGGTTCTGTTCGACTGGCAGCATTCGCAGTATCACCGTCCGGTGGCGTTTGCTCCGGGACGGACGCACCGTCACAGCGACCTGTTCTGGACGCGGTTCCAGGTCTACTTCTGA
- a CDS encoding GNAT family N-acetyltransferase, translating into MSTIRMTHSELRTLVDWAGREGWNPGRNDADLFWDLDPDGFLALEVDGRLAGGGAIIRYDERFGFMGLFLVDPAHRGRKLGTELWYARRDRLLARMQPGATIGLDAVDAMIPFYERGEFQAHYRHRRFEVPAAAGKTPPADANVVELSRVPWPQVTELDRRGFPADRSRFLQAWVRQPGATSLGLVEGDRLRGYGTLRPCRTGWKVGPLLAEDRDSAERLLRRFRQIAGEDPLTVDLPDNNPAAVSLARDLGMREVFGCVRMYYGPAPRIHDSQVFGVATLEVG; encoded by the coding sequence ATGTCCACGATTCGGATGACGCACAGCGAACTGCGGACCCTCGTCGACTGGGCCGGCCGCGAAGGGTGGAACCCGGGACGGAATGACGCCGACCTCTTCTGGGACCTCGACCCCGACGGGTTCCTCGCCCTCGAGGTCGACGGCCGCCTCGCCGGAGGGGGAGCGATCATCCGCTACGACGAGCGGTTCGGCTTCATGGGCTTGTTCCTCGTCGATCCGGCGCATCGCGGCCGGAAACTCGGGACGGAGCTGTGGTACGCCCGCCGCGACCGGCTGCTGGCCCGGATGCAGCCCGGCGCAACGATTGGCCTCGACGCCGTCGACGCCATGATCCCGTTCTACGAGCGAGGAGAATTCCAGGCCCACTACCGGCACCGTCGGTTTGAGGTCCCCGCCGCCGCGGGGAAAACGCCCCCCGCCGACGCCAACGTGGTCGAGCTGAGCCGCGTCCCGTGGCCACAGGTCACGGAGCTGGACCGCCGCGGCTTCCCCGCCGACCGGAGCCGCTTCCTCCAGGCCTGGGTCCGGCAGCCCGGTGCGACGTCGCTGGGGTTGGTCGAAGGGGACCGCCTCCGGGGCTACGGGACGCTGCGGCCGTGCCGGACCGGATGGAAGGTCGGCCCGCTGCTCGCGGAGGACCGCGACTCGGCGGAGCGTCTGCTGCGGCGCTTTCGGCAGATCGCCGGCGAGGATCCGCTCACCGTCGATCTGCCGGACAACAATCCCGCTGCGGTCTCGCTGGCGCGGGATCTCGGGATGCGGGAAGTCTTTGGTTGCGTCCGGATGTATTACGGCCCCGCCCCCCGGATTCACGATTCGCAGGTCTTCGGGGTCGCGACGCTCGAAGTCGGCTGA
- a CDS encoding DUF6585 family protein — protein sequence MANGQPMTAERAVEIEELGEPTSVHPPAQWLRTLDQFSDPERVVPWVLAGLFIVVAGVLFQQYWSGAWGAGGPAVALPIGGAVSLALAVGSAAYGWRAIRRPVKVVDRPTYYFYPDALVVETAASTEVFRWEDVDELLAPAATAKGFRLVARDGRQVDFFQSVEEWGQLIQSTIARVTAEKLPAALEALAAGETLRFRNLGIRREGLSNKDKQIDWSEVTAMVLLVRPGASLLTVRKSGSLLNWCSMDLLEMPNNQLVYELLVRTAPKHLLKEETA from the coding sequence ATGGCGAACGGGCAGCCGATGACGGCGGAGCGGGCGGTGGAGATCGAGGAGCTGGGGGAGCCGACCAGCGTTCACCCACCGGCCCAGTGGTTGCGGACTCTCGATCAGTTTTCGGACCCGGAGCGGGTCGTGCCGTGGGTGCTGGCGGGGCTCTTCATCGTGGTCGCGGGAGTGTTGTTCCAGCAGTACTGGAGCGGGGCCTGGGGGGCGGGAGGTCCGGCGGTGGCGCTGCCGATCGGCGGGGCGGTCAGCCTGGCGCTGGCGGTCGGTTCGGCGGCGTACGGATGGCGGGCGATCCGGAGGCCGGTGAAGGTGGTCGACCGGCCGACCTATTACTTCTACCCCGACGCTCTGGTGGTCGAGACCGCCGCGAGCACGGAGGTCTTTCGCTGGGAGGATGTGGACGAGTTGCTGGCTCCGGCAGCGACTGCGAAGGGGTTCCGGCTTGTGGCGCGGGATGGGCGGCAGGTGGACTTCTTCCAGTCGGTGGAGGAGTGGGGGCAGTTGATCCAGTCGACGATTGCGCGGGTGACGGCGGAAAAGTTGCCGGCGGCGCTGGAGGCCCTGGCCGCGGGTGAGACGCTGCGTTTCCGGAACCTGGGGATCCGGCGGGAGGGGCTGAGCAACAAGGACAAGCAGATCGACTGGTCGGAGGTGACGGCGATGGTGCTGCTGGTCCGTCCCGGGGCGAGCCTGTTGACGGTCCGGAAGAGCGGGTCGCTCTTGAACTGGTGTTCGATGGATCTGCTGGAGATGCCGAACAACCAGCTCGTTTACGAACTGCTGGTGCGGACGGCGCCGAAGCATTTGTTGAAGGAGGAGACGGCTTAG
- a CDS encoding SOS response-associated peptidase translates to MCARYEFIGTPEQLIEAFQVLREVEIVPRHDIRPTTQVVAIRQAPNGNRQADLLRWGLIPSWSKDTKAAATMINARGETVATKPSFRSAFKRRRCVLPATSFYEWEKLTAKDKQRWRIHRVDETPLAFAGLWEHWEKDGQVIDSCSIVTTEANGFMQRIHDRMPVILELDEIGAWLDSDNEAPGELIRPCPEDCLTMETVPRFIGDRTGDGSEVAQPD, encoded by the coding sequence GTGTGTGCACGGTACGAATTCATTGGCACCCCAGAACAGCTGATCGAGGCGTTCCAAGTGCTTCGTGAGGTCGAGATCGTTCCCCGACACGATATCCGCCCGACGACACAGGTCGTCGCCATCCGCCAGGCGCCGAACGGGAACCGCCAGGCGGATCTGCTCCGGTGGGGACTAATTCCGAGCTGGTCCAAGGACACCAAGGCTGCGGCGACGATGATCAACGCCCGCGGAGAGACGGTCGCTACGAAGCCATCCTTCCGTTCGGCCTTCAAGCGGCGTCGCTGCGTCCTCCCCGCCACCAGCTTCTACGAGTGGGAAAAGCTGACTGCCAAGGACAAGCAGAGGTGGCGCATTCACCGCGTTGACGAGACACCCCTCGCATTCGCTGGCCTCTGGGAGCATTGGGAGAAGGACGGTCAGGTGATCGACTCATGCTCGATTGTGACCACGGAGGCAAACGGGTTCATGCAGCGGATTCACGACCGCATGCCCGTGATCCTCGAGTTGGACGAGATCGGAGCGTGGCTGGACTCGGACAATGAGGCCCCTGGCGAACTCATCAGACCGTGTCCGGAAGACTGCCTGACGATGGAAACCGTCCCGCGGTTCATCGGAGACCGTACGGGAGACGGATCCGAAGTCGCACAGCCCGACTGA
- a CDS encoding peptidase domain-containing ABC transporter, translated as MIASRRHDSKWPESPLLAGWLERIGRDLRVDVDAHQASRLLDDARDGSAASGSGTDDWPTWMADAASHFRLSVRPVDCSGNELVELARSRVSYIARLVDQDVWIACSGPASQVTRSHGPDHRTTTWESVGSLAPLWKEGGADRAVCVVVQARLLDHSDHDPHFHPKPQARLRAWLRPEMPDILMILIYALVAGALSLATPLAVEALVNTVAFGRLLTPVVVLALILFAFLVFSAAMKVLQTMVVEILQQRLFVRVAGDLSARLPNLRADAMGSLEGRETVNRFLDVAIAQKAIAALLLDGISLVLSMLIGMAVLAFYHPWLLGFDLVLVAALVVTVWIMGRGAIRTAIAESRTKYRVTAWLEDLAGCRTAFRYPGGADYAMMRTDRLVHEYISDRKDHFAILLRQITVSLAIQAIASTALLGLGGWLVISGQLSLGQLVAAELIVAVVVGAFTKLGKHLESFYDLMGAVDKIGHLVDLPMEQASGVLSLPTEGALPVRLYRVATGHADHHPEQETEDDPHRIEVHPADSHGGAAGAHGGPVTLHFEAGSRWAVLDTEGAGQSPLGDVVFGLRTPISGYLSINRYGLRDIRLESLRRRVALARDNELFVGSIAENIHVGRTDIPSEALHDALEEVGLIEDVLTAPHGLETVLSTGGLPLLGHQRTKLLIARAMAGRPGVLIVDGLLDALPDDEALEILRRLVDPVHDWTLIVITARASLAEHLPRAFSLQGTALVPDTISHAVSEVGHHA; from the coding sequence ATGATTGCCTCTCGCCGCCACGATTCGAAATGGCCCGAGTCCCCCCTGCTCGCCGGCTGGCTGGAGCGGATCGGCCGCGATCTGCGGGTGGACGTGGACGCCCATCAGGCGAGCCGCCTGCTCGATGACGCTCGCGACGGGAGCGCGGCCTCCGGTTCCGGAACCGACGACTGGCCGACCTGGATGGCGGACGCGGCCAGTCACTTCCGCCTCTCCGTCCGGCCGGTCGACTGCAGCGGGAACGAACTCGTCGAACTCGCCCGGAGCCGCGTCTCCTACATCGCGCGGCTCGTCGATCAGGATGTCTGGATCGCCTGCTCCGGACCGGCCTCGCAGGTCACCCGGTCGCACGGCCCGGACCACCGGACGACGACCTGGGAGTCCGTCGGGAGCCTCGCTCCCCTTTGGAAGGAGGGGGGGGCCGACCGCGCGGTGTGCGTCGTCGTCCAGGCCCGGCTTCTCGACCACAGCGACCACGATCCGCACTTCCACCCGAAGCCGCAGGCCCGGCTCCGGGCGTGGCTCCGTCCGGAGATGCCGGACATCCTGATGATTCTGATCTACGCGCTCGTCGCGGGGGCCCTGTCGCTGGCGACGCCGCTGGCGGTCGAGGCGCTCGTCAACACGGTCGCCTTTGGCCGGCTGCTGACGCCGGTCGTGGTCCTGGCACTCATCCTGTTTGCGTTCCTCGTGTTCTCGGCCGCCATGAAGGTCCTGCAGACCATGGTGGTGGAAATCCTGCAGCAGCGGCTGTTCGTCCGGGTCGCGGGGGACCTGTCGGCCCGGCTCCCGAACCTTCGCGCCGATGCCATGGGATCGCTCGAGGGACGGGAGACCGTGAACCGCTTCCTGGACGTGGCGATCGCCCAGAAGGCGATCGCGGCGCTCCTGCTCGATGGAATCTCGCTCGTTCTCTCGATGCTGATCGGGATGGCGGTCCTCGCCTTCTACCACCCGTGGCTGCTCGGCTTTGACCTCGTGCTCGTCGCGGCCCTGGTCGTCACGGTCTGGATTATGGGACGGGGGGCGATCCGGACCGCCATTGCGGAGTCCCGCACGAAGTACCGCGTGACCGCCTGGCTGGAGGACCTGGCGGGCTGCCGGACGGCGTTCCGGTATCCGGGCGGGGCGGACTACGCGATGATGCGGACCGACCGGCTCGTCCACGAGTACATCTCGGACCGGAAGGACCACTTCGCGATCCTGCTGCGGCAGATCACCGTGTCCCTCGCTATCCAGGCGATCGCCAGCACGGCGCTCCTGGGGCTGGGAGGCTGGCTCGTGATCTCCGGCCAGCTCAGCCTGGGGCAGCTCGTTGCCGCGGAGCTGATCGTGGCCGTCGTGGTCGGCGCCTTCACGAAGCTCGGCAAGCACCTCGAGAGCTTCTACGACCTGATGGGAGCGGTCGACAAGATCGGCCACCTCGTCGACCTGCCGATGGAGCAGGCGAGCGGGGTCCTCAGCCTGCCGACCGAAGGGGCACTCCCGGTGCGGCTCTATCGCGTCGCCACCGGGCACGCCGACCATCACCCGGAACAGGAGACCGAAGACGATCCGCACAGGATCGAGGTTCACCCCGCGGATTCCCACGGCGGTGCGGCCGGCGCGCATGGCGGGCCGGTGACACTGCACTTTGAAGCGGGATCGCGGTGGGCCGTCCTCGACACCGAGGGGGCGGGACAGTCGCCGCTGGGAGACGTGGTGTTCGGCCTGCGGACCCCGATCTCCGGCTACCTCTCGATCAACCGTTACGGGCTGCGGGACATCCGGCTGGAGTCGCTCCGCCGGCGGGTTGCGCTCGCCCGCGACAACGAGCTGTTCGTCGGCAGTATCGCGGAGAACATCCACGTCGGCCGGACCGACATCCCCTCCGAGGCGCTGCACGACGCCCTGGAAGAAGTGGGACTCATCGAAGACGTGCTGACCGCCCCGCACGGCCTGGAGACGGTCCTCTCGACCGGCGGCCTCCCCCTGCTGGGACATCAGCGGACGAAGCTGCTGATCGCCCGGGCGATGGCGGGCCGGCCGGGGGTCCTGATCGTCGACGGCCTGCTCGACGCGCTCCCCGACGACGAGGCGCTCGAGATCCTGCGGCGGCTCGTCGATCCCGTCCACGACTGGACGCTGATCGTCATCACGGCCCGGGCCTCGCTGGCCGAGCACCTGCCCAGGGCGTTTTCCCTGCAGGGGACGGCGCTCGTTCCCGACACGATTTCTCACGCGGTTTCCGAGGTCGGCCACCATGCCTGA
- a CDS encoding HlyD family secretion protein, with product MPDALHTLRTAATAAPPVPAAKPRSRMTLAEVDLPALQLVRTSRLTRRIARSLVALMILGAVLMTVMPWQQSVKGSGNVVAFSTLERTQVIEAPVKGRIVEWGENIFENAHVTKGQMIVEIRDLDEAYASRLQDQLRNSEIQVTASRQQLDASRRALVAAETIVGALEAQVRAYQVVKEETIASQNAYVTMAREKIRAEQQQLSEYEAAVPQLQAELERSRLLQANGNLALQKVQEVERKFNEANAKVSRAEAYVSSASADLEGKIREREAKAQKAQVDIDYANATLQKAEGDIAKAEGDIAKVQQELSKTEKELLEYQVKVARQDNQVVRAPFDGILTQITPSLASGVIKEGDPLCTIVPETADRAVQVWLPGNDAPLVQVGRHVRLQFEGWPAIQFAGWPSVAIGTFGGEVISVDATDNGKGQFRVLVRPDADDQSWPSDRFLRQGVRANAWVLLDQVPLWYEFWRQLNGFPPVVDVEEPTDNKKVKKGPKLPK from the coding sequence ATGCCTGACGCCCTGCATACGCTCCGAACGGCCGCCACCGCCGCTCCCCCCGTCCCCGCGGCCAAGCCCCGCTCACGGATGACGCTGGCGGAGGTCGATCTCCCCGCGCTTCAGCTCGTGCGGACCTCCCGTCTGACGCGGCGGATCGCCCGGAGTCTCGTCGCGCTGATGATCCTGGGGGCGGTGTTGATGACCGTCATGCCGTGGCAGCAGTCCGTGAAGGGATCGGGGAACGTCGTGGCGTTCTCCACGCTCGAGCGGACCCAGGTGATCGAGGCGCCGGTGAAGGGCCGGATCGTCGAGTGGGGGGAGAACATCTTCGAGAACGCCCACGTCACCAAGGGGCAGATGATCGTCGAGATCCGGGACCTGGACGAGGCGTACGCGAGCCGCCTGCAGGACCAGTTGCGGAACAGCGAGATCCAGGTGACCGCCTCCCGCCAGCAGCTCGACGCGAGCCGCCGGGCGCTCGTGGCGGCCGAGACGATCGTCGGTGCGCTGGAGGCCCAGGTACGGGCCTATCAGGTCGTGAAGGAAGAGACGATCGCCTCGCAGAACGCCTACGTCACGATGGCCAGGGAAAAGATCCGCGCGGAACAGCAGCAGCTCAGCGAGTACGAGGCGGCGGTGCCGCAGCTCCAGGCGGAGCTCGAACGCTCCCGGCTGCTGCAGGCCAACGGCAACCTGGCGCTGCAGAAGGTCCAGGAGGTGGAGCGGAAGTTCAACGAGGCGAATGCCAAGGTGAGCCGCGCCGAGGCCTACGTCTCGTCCGCTTCGGCCGACCTCGAAGGGAAGATCCGCGAGCGGGAGGCGAAGGCCCAGAAGGCCCAGGTCGACATCGACTACGCCAACGCGACCCTGCAGAAGGCGGAAGGGGACATCGCCAAGGCCGAGGGGGACATCGCCAAGGTCCAGCAGGAGCTGAGCAAGACCGAGAAGGAGCTGCTGGAGTACCAGGTGAAGGTCGCCCGCCAGGACAACCAGGTGGTCCGGGCGCCGTTCGACGGCATCCTGACGCAGATCACCCCCAGCCTGGCGAGCGGCGTCATCAAGGAAGGGGATCCGCTGTGCACGATCGTCCCCGAGACCGCCGACCGGGCGGTGCAGGTGTGGCTGCCGGGGAACGACGCGCCGCTGGTGCAGGTCGGCCGGCACGTCCGGCTGCAGTTCGAAGGGTGGCCGGCGATCCAGTTCGCCGGATGGCCCTCGGTGGCGATCGGGACGTTCGGCGGAGAAGTCATCTCGGTAGACGCGACCGACAACGGGAAGGGGCAGTTCCGGGTTCTGGTCCGCCCCGACGCGGACGACCAGTCCTGGCCGTCCGATCGGTTTCTGCGGCAGGGGGTCCGGGCGAACGCCTGGGTCCTGCTCGATCAGGTTCCGCTGTGGTACGAGTTCTGGCGGCAGCTCAACGGCTTCCCGCCGGTCGTGGACGTCGAAGAACCGACGGACAACAAGAAAGTCAAAAAGGGACCGAAGCTCCCGAAATGA